Proteins encoded in a region of the Sulfurospirillum arsenophilum NBRC 109478 genome:
- a CDS encoding response regulator transcription factor, giving the protein MQKKIKVLLIEDDYDAAGQVAQYLENVGFELDISETAVDGLLKLSAQHYDILLLDLSLPDFNGFEVIKQINNQSIIPIVVLSAHANLEAKVQAFRFGVDDYLCKPFMLEELEVRMWAILKRCSTIKLEFKKNNLAIDYNNQTILLNQKPLSLTAIEYKILSFLIENKNRVVYRNVLAIHLSSLSSPQSLNYHIQNIRKKLGDDQKKPRYIMTEYGTGYRLVL; this is encoded by the coding sequence ATGCAAAAGAAAATTAAAGTCCTCTTAATAGAAGATGACTACGATGCGGCAGGTCAAGTCGCTCAGTATTTAGAGAATGTAGGGTTTGAACTGGATATTTCAGAAACAGCAGTTGATGGTCTTTTAAAACTTTCTGCTCAACATTACGATATTTTATTATTAGATCTTAGCCTTCCTGATTTCAATGGGTTTGAAGTGATTAAACAGATCAATAATCAAAGCATTATTCCTATTGTTGTCCTAAGTGCACACGCTAATTTAGAAGCCAAAGTTCAAGCCTTTCGCTTTGGGGTAGATGACTATTTATGTAAGCCTTTTATGCTTGAAGAATTGGAAGTTCGTATGTGGGCAATTTTGAAGCGTTGTTCTACGATTAAACTTGAATTTAAGAAAAACAATCTGGCAATTGATTATAACAACCAAACCATTTTATTGAACCAAAAACCACTCTCTCTCACTGCAATTGAATACAAAATCCTTTCTTTCCTCATAGAGAACAAAAATAGGGTCGTTTATCGCAATGTTTTAGCGATTCATCTCTCTTCTTTAAGCTCTCCTCAGTCTTTAAACTATCATATTCAAAATATTCGTAAAAAGCTCGGGGATGACCAAAAGAAGCCACGTTATATCATGACAGAATATGGAACAGGTTACCGATTAGTGTTATAA
- a CDS encoding HD domain-containing phosphohydrolase translates to MNTAEKQLAILLEFGKVINKTKSLDGVLESMANFARDILQADRCSIFIYDKHKDELWSKVAHEVHPIRISAKKGLAGYAALSQETQIVVDAYNDYRFNREVDKATGYLTQTILSVPLLDNQENTIGVFQALNKKKSIFTNVDAELLLLISNYAASAIENAILYDKLRDTQTKIINKLASAAEFKDQETSKHTKRVGLYSALLAEKYGLSRDDITKIELAAPMHDAGKIGIADKLLLKPNKLSDEEFDVMKTHAKLGHDLLFDEENEYLKTAALIALEHHEKWDGSGYPHGKSGEEISIYGRIVAIADVFDALISIRPYKAAWSFKKAHAHLQKSSGTHFDPALINLFNENIEKIHAIYQELKD, encoded by the coding sequence ATGAACACAGCGGAAAAACAACTCGCTATTTTATTAGAGTTTGGTAAAGTCATCAACAAGACAAAAAGCTTAGACGGTGTATTAGAGTCTATGGCAAATTTTGCACGAGATATCTTACAAGCTGATCGTTGTTCTATTTTTATTTACGATAAACATAAGGATGAACTTTGGTCAAAAGTCGCTCATGAAGTACATCCTATCCGCATTAGCGCAAAAAAAGGGCTTGCTGGCTATGCCGCACTTTCGCAAGAGACTCAAATTGTTGTCGATGCATACAATGACTACCGCTTTAACCGTGAAGTCGATAAAGCCACAGGTTATCTGACGCAAACAATCCTTTCTGTTCCCTTACTCGACAATCAAGAAAATACTATAGGCGTTTTTCAAGCACTCAATAAAAAAAAGAGTATTTTTACCAATGTTGATGCCGAACTTTTACTGCTCATATCTAATTATGCAGCGTCAGCGATTGAAAATGCTATTTTATACGACAAACTTCGTGACACTCAAACCAAGATTATCAACAAACTTGCTTCCGCTGCGGAATTTAAAGATCAAGAAACATCTAAACACACCAAACGTGTAGGACTTTACAGCGCTCTTTTGGCTGAAAAATATGGTTTAAGCAGAGATGACATCACGAAAATTGAACTCGCCGCTCCTATGCATGATGCTGGGAAAATTGGTATCGCCGATAAACTCCTTCTCAAGCCCAATAAATTGAGCGATGAAGAATTTGATGTGATGAAAACACACGCCAAGTTAGGTCATGATCTGTTGTTTGATGAAGAGAATGAATACCTTAAAACTGCCGCTCTCATTGCACTCGAACACCATGAAAAATGGGATGGTAGTGGCTATCCTCATGGCAAAAGCGGCGAAGAGATCTCAATCTATGGAAGAATCGTTGCCATCGCTGATGTTTTTGACGCTCTGATTTCCATACGCCCGTACAAAGCCGCATGGAGTTTTAAAAAAGCACATGCGCACTTGCAAAAGAGTAGTGGAACACACTTTGACCCTGCATTAATCAATCTTTTTAACGAAAATATTGAAAAAATTCACGCTATTTATCAGGAGCTTAAAGACTGA
- the nifB gene encoding nitrogenase cofactor biosynthesis protein NifB: MSCSCTSSTNTQNELHASILQKINNHPCYSQDAHQHYARIHVAVAPACNIQCNYCNRKYDCSNESRPGVTSYKLSPEEAVKKVLHVGGLIQQLSVVGIAGPGDGLANPKQTFETFSLLKKYAPDIKLCLSTNGLMIHKHIDEIAKYNIEHVTVTLNSVDESGEIGSKIYPWVFYEHKKHRGVEGAKLLLEKQLLGIQMLVERGILVKVNSVLIPGINDEHLPFVARKVKELGVFIQNVMPIISKPEYGTKFGLDGVPSATHKQLMKAQEACDVNVKLMRHCRQCRADAVGLLGEDRSDEFFKESFADKSFEELAHHYDLNQRMKTHENIETWRRALRAANGKISQEEANKDELSSNGNTMLVAVTTRGNGLINDHFGSAKEFLIYEAGDKAIKFIMHRKVEKSYCMGKEGCDGSYPIDEIKNALSDCHLLLTQKIGECPQKELESIHLTCDESFADEPIELSVLKGVRKHFFAAS; this comes from the coding sequence ATGAGTTGTTCTTGTACATCATCCACCAACACCCAAAATGAACTTCATGCCAGCATCTTGCAAAAGATTAACAACCACCCGTGTTACTCTCAGGATGCCCACCAACATTATGCGCGTATCCACGTAGCGGTTGCCCCTGCTTGTAACATCCAATGCAACTACTGTAACCGCAAGTACGACTGCTCCAACGAGAGTCGTCCAGGCGTTACGAGCTATAAATTAAGCCCCGAAGAAGCCGTTAAAAAGGTTTTACATGTAGGCGGACTCATCCAACAACTCAGCGTCGTAGGCATCGCGGGACCAGGCGATGGACTCGCCAACCCTAAGCAAACCTTTGAGACCTTCTCGCTTCTTAAAAAATATGCTCCTGACATCAAGCTCTGTCTTTCAACGAACGGTTTGATGATTCATAAACATATTGATGAGATTGCAAAGTACAACATTGAGCATGTTACAGTGACGCTGAACTCGGTCGATGAGAGCGGTGAAATCGGTTCAAAAATCTACCCATGGGTATTTTATGAACACAAAAAACATCGAGGCGTTGAAGGTGCGAAATTGTTGCTCGAAAAGCAACTTCTTGGCATTCAGATGCTGGTTGAAAGGGGCATCCTTGTCAAAGTCAACTCAGTCTTAATCCCAGGAATCAATGACGAACATCTTCCTTTTGTGGCACGAAAAGTCAAAGAGCTTGGTGTTTTCATTCAAAATGTTATGCCTATCATCTCTAAACCCGAATACGGTACTAAATTTGGCTTAGATGGTGTTCCAAGCGCCACACATAAACAGTTGATGAAGGCACAAGAAGCGTGCGATGTTAATGTCAAATTGATGCGTCACTGTCGCCAATGCAGGGCTGACGCGGTTGGACTTTTAGGCGAAGATCGCAGTGATGAATTTTTCAAAGAGAGCTTTGCAGACAAAAGCTTTGAAGAACTCGCACATCACTACGACCTCAATCAACGTATGAAAACGCACGAAAACATCGAGACATGGAGAAGAGCACTTCGTGCGGCCAATGGCAAGATCAGCCAAGAAGAAGCGAACAAAGACGAACTCAGCTCCAATGGCAATACAATGCTTGTAGCCGTCACAACACGTGGAAATGGACTGATTAACGACCATTTTGGCAGCGCAAAAGAGTTTCTCATCTACGAAGCAGGCGATAAGGCGATCAAATTTATTATGCACCGTAAAGTCGAAAAGTCTTACTGCATGGGTAAAGAGGGATGTGATGGAAGTTATCCGATTGATGAGATAAAAAATGCCCTCTCCGATTGTCATCTTCTCTTGACCCAAAAAATTGGCGAATGCCCACAAAAAGAGTTAGAGAGCATTCACCTTACCTGTGATGAGAGTTTTGCGGATGAGCCTATTGAGCTTTCTGTCTTAAAGGGAGTGCGCAAACACTTTTTTGCCGCTTCATAA
- the nifV gene encoding homocitrate synthase, translating into MIINDTTLRDGEQAPYVAFNTEEKIAIASALYLAGADELEVGIPAMGAKEQADIKEILALDLPLRIMSWNRATMRDLEASLACGLKAVDLSIPVSDILIEAKFGGNKARLLKNLEEVLHVSKSEGLFACIGGEDSSRADLGFLKEVMELGASVGANRFRYCDTVGIMRPHQIYEHISYLSSLNLLEIEMHTHNDFGMATANAISGLEAGATSVNTTVIGLGERAGNASFEQVLMSLAHLFGEERIINPDALKHVVQLVEKASNQSISATMPIVGKNIFSHESGIHVNGMIKHDKAYEAFTPQSVGMTRSYPIGKHSGSSTLLFHLRAMGYEPENEVINKMLPQVREMVTNRKKVLNKKELKALYIASKAG; encoded by the coding sequence ATGATTATCAACGATACCACACTCAGAGATGGTGAACAAGCGCCGTATGTCGCGTTTAATACCGAAGAGAAGATTGCCATTGCTTCTGCACTTTACCTTGCAGGTGCGGATGAGCTTGAAGTGGGTATTCCTGCGATGGGGGCGAAAGAGCAAGCCGATATCAAAGAGATATTGGCTCTTGATCTGCCTCTTCGCATTATGAGCTGGAATCGTGCCACAATGCGTGACCTTGAAGCATCGCTCGCGTGTGGTCTAAAAGCTGTTGATCTCTCCATCCCCGTTTCTGACATTCTCATTGAAGCCAAATTTGGAGGCAATAAAGCACGTCTTTTAAAAAACCTTGAAGAAGTTTTACATGTAAGCAAATCCGAGGGTCTTTTTGCCTGCATCGGTGGTGAAGATAGTTCACGCGCCGACCTTGGATTTTTGAAAGAAGTGATGGAACTAGGTGCCAGTGTGGGAGCCAATCGCTTTCGCTACTGCGACACAGTAGGTATCATGCGCCCGCATCAAATTTATGAGCATATCTCCTACCTTTCAAGCCTCAATCTTTTAGAGATCGAAATGCACACGCATAATGACTTTGGTATGGCAACCGCGAATGCCATCAGTGGACTCGAAGCGGGAGCAACGAGTGTCAATACCACCGTCATAGGGCTTGGAGAACGCGCAGGAAACGCTAGTTTTGAGCAAGTTTTGATGAGCCTTGCCCACCTTTTTGGCGAAGAACGCATCATCAATCCAGATGCTCTTAAACATGTGGTTCAATTGGTCGAAAAAGCCTCGAACCAAAGTATCTCCGCTACCATGCCAATTGTGGGTAAAAATATCTTCTCTCACGAATCGGGTATTCACGTCAATGGTATGATCAAACACGATAAAGCCTACGAAGCATTCACCCCTCAAAGTGTAGGAATGACACGAAGTTATCCTATTGGTAAACATTCAGGGAGTTCAACGCTTCTCTTTCATTTGCGCGCCATGGGGTATGAGCCTGAAAATGAAGTCATCAATAAAATGCTTCCTCAAGTGCGAGAAATGGTCACAAATCGTAAAAAAGTGCTCAATAAAAAGGAGCTAAAAGCGCTCTATATCGCTTCAAAAGCTGGATAA
- a CDS encoding leucine-rich repeat domain-containing protein → MSENIRDFAHWIKSQGLEHTLPRELSTLENLTTLDLSRKKLKSLPESIGALQNLSVLKISGNRLSELPKSICSLKNLRNLQCENNLLETLPENFGALRSLVILNLNGNQLSALPKSFYDLTNLTRLTLAVNRLNHLDVAFKNLKKLLHVSLDTNYFECLPEVFGSMQSLYFLDLSFNKLTTLPKSLGEIKELETLILEGNLLQNLPSLEAHDMLVKLNLASNHLTSIDFDLSKLEDLQILSLENNLLDSVPSTLCKLSNLTSLDLSANHLTTLPECIGNLSNLYELDVEENLLSTLPNSIQNLTHLKSLFIANNHGLQKPLLPSLEYCDVE, encoded by the coding sequence ATGAGTGAGAACATACGTGATTTTGCACACTGGATTAAGTCCCAAGGCTTAGAGCATACGCTTCCTCGTGAACTCTCCACACTGGAAAACTTGACCACACTTGATCTGAGCCGTAAAAAACTGAAAAGCCTGCCGGAGAGCATCGGAGCGTTACAAAACCTCAGTGTACTAAAAATTTCTGGTAACCGCTTAAGTGAGCTTCCAAAAAGCATTTGTTCGCTTAAAAATCTTCGCAATTTACAGTGTGAGAACAATCTGTTGGAAACTCTTCCAGAAAACTTTGGAGCACTTCGCTCTTTAGTGATTTTAAATCTCAATGGCAATCAACTAAGTGCTCTTCCAAAAAGCTTTTATGATCTCACCAATCTCACCCGCCTTACTCTTGCCGTGAACCGTCTAAACCACCTTGATGTCGCTTTTAAAAACCTCAAAAAACTTTTACATGTAAGCTTAGATACCAACTATTTCGAGTGCCTTCCCGAAGTCTTTGGTTCCATGCAATCGCTCTATTTCTTAGACTTATCGTTTAACAAGTTGACCACACTACCAAAATCACTTGGTGAAATTAAAGAGCTAGAAACACTCATCTTAGAAGGGAATCTTCTTCAAAATCTTCCCAGCTTAGAAGCACACGATATGCTCGTTAAACTCAATCTTGCCTCCAACCATCTCACTTCCATCGATTTTGATCTCTCAAAGCTCGAAGATTTGCAAATACTTTCTTTGGAAAACAATCTACTAGATAGTGTTCCAAGCACACTTTGCAAGCTTAGTAACCTCACCTCTTTAGATCTCAGTGCCAATCACCTCACAACACTTCCAGAGTGCATCGGAAATTTGAGTAATCTCTATGAATTGGATGTCGAAGAAAACCTCTTAAGCACGCTTCCAAATTCCATTCAAAACCTAACACATCTTAAAAGCCTTTTTATTGCCAATAACCATGGGTTGCAAAAACCTCTCCTCCCCTCCTTGGAGTACTGCGACGTCGAATAA